One window of the Lytechinus pictus isolate F3 Inbred chromosome 5, Lp3.0, whole genome shotgun sequence genome contains the following:
- the LOC129260452 gene encoding uncharacterized protein LOC129260452 isoform X2, translating to MPTAVVTVRWLQPPRYRGMEETVSRSRVRQRGHLSVGEEVRVRYKRSYYKAEIIDNGVPSSDLTNQTGRPASPPASPLRLQDPVVLSSPDSPPRPIATGAPPQLLYFDPFASTPVVPPTLPRHHIDVDESALDGTLVFDPVPQFQLPRDSLLDSAEVPFPEQSPWELTTPAFEYSITDSVPGAELDADVVDSDVDSYDSDMDSYYSDDSVDVPNFIPNQESDDVVREHAQRMIDNHIRLRSSTTDPTSSVNYHECIEDELLEGIVRSAEASPDHEDSTLSTVQRFHIFLSQNIKRIDEELMPRVASVTTFMLEDEVPCLRCIINLTKTTRRLEALRDNLAIFLTVATRTMHTATEE from the exons ATGCCTACCGCTGTTGTTACGGTCCGCTGGCTTCAACCACCCCGCTACCGCGGCATGGAAGAGACGGTCTCTCGTAGTCGAGTTCGACAACGAGGTCATCTCAGTGTTGGCGAAGAGGTTCGAGTTCGCTACAAACGCAGTTACTACAAGGCAGAGATcattgataatggtg TTCCTTCCAGCGACCTCACCAACCAAACTGGCAGACCTGCTTCTCCTCCCGCCTCTCCTCTTCGTCTGCAAGACCCGGTGGTGTTATCGTCCCCGGACAGCCCTCCTAGACCCATCGCAACAGGGGCCCCACCCCAGCTGCTGTACTTCGATCCTTTCGCATCAACGCCCGTTGTGCCACCCACCCTGCCACGTCACCACATCGATGTCGATGAGTCTGCTCTAGACGGTACCTTGGTCTTCGATCCTGTACCTCAGTTCCAGCTTCCACGAGACTCGCTACTTGACTCCGCTGAGGTCCCGTTTCCAGAGCAGTCGCCATGGGAACTGACCACGCCTGCTTTCGAGTACTCCATCACAGACTCTGTACCTGGGGCTGAGCTCGATGCTGATGTCGTCGACAGCGACGTTGATTCCTACGACAGCGATATGGACTCTTACTACTCTGATGACTCTGTGGATGTGCCCAACTTCATTCCCAACCAGGAGTCGGATGATGTCGTCCGGGAGCATGCCCAGCGGATGATCGATAACCACATCAGACTACGTTCTTCGACCACTGACCCGACCTCATCTGTCAACTACCACGAGTGCATCGAGGACGAACTCCTAGAGGGCATCGTCCGAAGCGCTGAGGCGTCTCCCGACCACGAGGACTCCACCCTGTCGACGGTTCAACGGTTCCACATCTTCCTCAGCCAGAACATCAAGCGCATCGATGAGGAGCTGATGCCTAGGGTGGCTTCGGTGACCACCTTCATGCTGGAGGATGAAGTGCCTTGTCTTCGGTGCATCATCAATCTGACCAAGACTACCAGGAGGCTGGAGGCTCTTCGTGACAACTTGGCCATCTTCTTGACTGTGGCTACGAGGACGATGCACACCGCTACTGAAGAGTAA
- the LOC129260452 gene encoding uncharacterized protein LOC129260452 isoform X1 has product MPTAVVTVRWLQPPRYRGMEETVSRSRVRQRGHLSVGEEVRVRYKRSYYKAEIIDNGEVPSSDLTNQTGRPASPPASPLRLQDPVVLSSPDSPPRPIATGAPPQLLYFDPFASTPVVPPTLPRHHIDVDESALDGTLVFDPVPQFQLPRDSLLDSAEVPFPEQSPWELTTPAFEYSITDSVPGAELDADVVDSDVDSYDSDMDSYYSDDSVDVPNFIPNQESDDVVREHAQRMIDNHIRLRSSTTDPTSSVNYHECIEDELLEGIVRSAEASPDHEDSTLSTVQRFHIFLSQNIKRIDEELMPRVASVTTFMLEDEVPCLRCIINLTKTTRRLEALRDNLAIFLTVATRTMHTATEE; this is encoded by the exons ATGCCTACCGCTGTTGTTACGGTCCGCTGGCTTCAACCACCCCGCTACCGCGGCATGGAAGAGACGGTCTCTCGTAGTCGAGTTCGACAACGAGGTCATCTCAGTGTTGGCGAAGAGGTTCGAGTTCGCTACAAACGCAGTTACTACAAGGCAGAGATcattgataatggtg AAGTTCCTTCCAGCGACCTCACCAACCAAACTGGCAGACCTGCTTCTCCTCCCGCCTCTCCTCTTCGTCTGCAAGACCCGGTGGTGTTATCGTCCCCGGACAGCCCTCCTAGACCCATCGCAACAGGGGCCCCACCCCAGCTGCTGTACTTCGATCCTTTCGCATCAACGCCCGTTGTGCCACCCACCCTGCCACGTCACCACATCGATGTCGATGAGTCTGCTCTAGACGGTACCTTGGTCTTCGATCCTGTACCTCAGTTCCAGCTTCCACGAGACTCGCTACTTGACTCCGCTGAGGTCCCGTTTCCAGAGCAGTCGCCATGGGAACTGACCACGCCTGCTTTCGAGTACTCCATCACAGACTCTGTACCTGGGGCTGAGCTCGATGCTGATGTCGTCGACAGCGACGTTGATTCCTACGACAGCGATATGGACTCTTACTACTCTGATGACTCTGTGGATGTGCCCAACTTCATTCCCAACCAGGAGTCGGATGATGTCGTCCGGGAGCATGCCCAGCGGATGATCGATAACCACATCAGACTACGTTCTTCGACCACTGACCCGACCTCATCTGTCAACTACCACGAGTGCATCGAGGACGAACTCCTAGAGGGCATCGTCCGAAGCGCTGAGGCGTCTCCCGACCACGAGGACTCCACCCTGTCGACGGTTCAACGGTTCCACATCTTCCTCAGCCAGAACATCAAGCGCATCGATGAGGAGCTGATGCCTAGGGTGGCTTCGGTGACCACCTTCATGCTGGAGGATGAAGTGCCTTGTCTTCGGTGCATCATCAATCTGACCAAGACTACCAGGAGGCTGGAGGCTCTTCGTGACAACTTGGCCATCTTCTTGACTGTGGCTACGAGGACGATGCACACCGCTACTGAAGAGTAA